One Bos taurus isolate L1 Dominette 01449 registration number 42190680 breed Hereford chromosome 16, ARS-UCD2.0, whole genome shotgun sequence DNA window includes the following coding sequences:
- the DFFB gene encoding DNA fragmentation factor subunit beta isoform X1 has protein sequence MSAVLRKPKTFKLRSLHSEKKFGVAGRSCEEVLRKGCQRLQLPIPGSRLCLYEDGTELTGDYFWSAPDNSELVLLTAGQTWQGFVSDISRFLSVFQEPHAGVIQAARQLLWDERAPLRQKLLADLLGTVSENIAAETRAEDPPWFEGLESRFRSKSGYLRYSCESRIRSYLREVTSGASLVGAEAREEYLRLVGSMQQKLQAAQYNSSYFDRGAKAGRRLCTPEGWFSCQGPFDVDDCTSRHSINPYSNRESRVLFSTWNLDHVQILMAQQKMLLLLLLLSRFSHARLCATP, from the exons ATGTCGGCGGTGCTCCGGAAGCCCAAGACGTTCAAGCTGCGGTCCCTGCATAGCGAGAAGAAGTTTGGGGTGGCGGGCAGGAGCTGCGAGGAAGTGCTGCGGAAGGGGTGCCAACGCTTGCAG CTCCCCATCCCTGGTTCCCGCCTGTGTCTCTATGAGGATGGCACGGAATTGACTGGAGATTACTTCTGGAGTGCCCCCGACAACTCAGAGCTTGTGCTTCTCACTGCCGGCCAGACCTGGCAGGGCT TCGTGAGTGACATCAGCCGCTTCCTGAGCGTGTTCCAGGAGCCGCACGCAGGTGTCATCCAGGCCGCCCGGCAGCTGCTCTGGGACGAGCGGGCCCCACTGCGGCAGAAGCTGCTGGCCGACCTGCTGGGCACCGTCAGTGAGAACATCGCGGCCGAGACCAGGGCCGAGGACCCGCCGTGGTTTGAAG GCTTGGAGTCCCGGTTTAGGAGCAAGTCTGGCTATCTGAGATACAGCTGCGAGAGCCGGATCCGGAGCTACCTGAGAGAA GTGACCTCTGGCGCCTCCCTGGTGGGCGCAGAGGCTCGTGAGGAGTACCTGCGGCTCGTGGGCTCCATGCAGCAGAAGCTCCAGGCTGCCCAGTACAACAGCAGCTACTTCGACCGAGGGGCGAAGGCCGGCCGCCGGCTCTGCACCCCCGAAGGCTGGTTCTCCTGCCAG GGTCCTTTTGACGTGGACGACTGTACCTCCAGACACTCCATCAACCCCTACAGTAACCGGGAGAGCCGTGTCCTCTTCAGCACCTGGAACCTGGACCATGT
- the DFFB gene encoding DNA fragmentation factor subunit beta isoform X2, producing MSAVLRKPKTFKLRSLHSEKKFGVAGRSCEEVLRKGCQRLQLPIPGSRLCLYEDGTELTGDYFWSAPDNSELVLLTAGQTWQGFVSDISRFLSVFQEPHAGVIQAARQLLWDERAPLRQKLLADLLGTVSENIAAETRAEDPPWFEGLESRFRSKSGYLRYSCESRIRSYLREVTSGASLVGAEAREEYLRLVGSMQQKLQAAQYNSSYFDRGAKAGRRLCTPEGWFSCQGPFDVDDCTSRHSINPYSNRESRVLFSTWNLDHVLETVPSELTAAILYPCGEAQSEAVR from the exons ATGTCGGCGGTGCTCCGGAAGCCCAAGACGTTCAAGCTGCGGTCCCTGCATAGCGAGAAGAAGTTTGGGGTGGCGGGCAGGAGCTGCGAGGAAGTGCTGCGGAAGGGGTGCCAACGCTTGCAG CTCCCCATCCCTGGTTCCCGCCTGTGTCTCTATGAGGATGGCACGGAATTGACTGGAGATTACTTCTGGAGTGCCCCCGACAACTCAGAGCTTGTGCTTCTCACTGCCGGCCAGACCTGGCAGGGCT TCGTGAGTGACATCAGCCGCTTCCTGAGCGTGTTCCAGGAGCCGCACGCAGGTGTCATCCAGGCCGCCCGGCAGCTGCTCTGGGACGAGCGGGCCCCACTGCGGCAGAAGCTGCTGGCCGACCTGCTGGGCACCGTCAGTGAGAACATCGCGGCCGAGACCAGGGCCGAGGACCCGCCGTGGTTTGAAG GCTTGGAGTCCCGGTTTAGGAGCAAGTCTGGCTATCTGAGATACAGCTGCGAGAGCCGGATCCGGAGCTACCTGAGAGAA GTGACCTCTGGCGCCTCCCTGGTGGGCGCAGAGGCTCGTGAGGAGTACCTGCGGCTCGTGGGCTCCATGCAGCAGAAGCTCCAGGCTGCCCAGTACAACAGCAGCTACTTCGACCGAGGGGCGAAGGCCGGCCGCCGGCTCTGCACCCCCGAAGGCTGGTTCTCCTGCCAG GGTCCTTTTGACGTGGACGACTGTACCTCCAGACACTCCATCAACCCCTACAGTAACCGGGAGAGCCGTGTCCTCTTCAGCACCTGGAACCTGGACCATGT